One region of Elaeis guineensis isolate ETL-2024a unplaced genomic scaffold, EG11 Super_Scaffold_1000024, whole genome shotgun sequence genomic DNA includes:
- the LOC140854510 gene encoding uncharacterized protein has protein sequence MRPLDEKETAAVFEKLFKFTGPNLKHIVDRPAVEGPDDPPGRYCFRLHKNRVYYASESLVRRSTNVSRGRLAGVGTCIGKFTHHGAFRLTVQALDLLAAHARHKVWLKPTAEMSFLYGNSVVKSGLGRITDSVKSGDGVVIFSMTDVPLGFGVAARSTQDCRKAHADAIVVNHQADAGEYLRNEAEL, from the coding sequence ATGCGGCCGCTGGACGAGAAGGAGACGGCGGCGGTGTTCGAGAAGCTCTTCAAATTCACTGGTCCCAATCTCAAACACATCGTGGATCGCCCCGCCGTGGAAGGCCCCGACGACCCCCCGGGCCGCTACTGCTTCCGTCTCCACAAGAATCGCGTGTACTACGCCAGCGAATCCCTCGTCCGCCGCTCCACCAACGTCTCCCGCGGCCGCCTCGCCGGCGTAGGCACCTGCATCGGCAAGTTCACCCACCATGGCGCCTTCCGCCTCACCGTCCAAGCCCTCGATCTCCTCGCCGCCCACGCCCGTCACAAGGTCTGGCTCAAGCCCACTGCTGAGATGTCCTTCCTCTACGGCAATTCCGTCGTCAAGTCCGGACTCGGCCGCATCACCGATAGCGTAAAGTCCGGCGACGGCGTCGTCATCTTCTCCATGACCGACGTCCCGCTCGGGTTCGGCGTTGCCGCCCGGTCCACTCAGGACTGCCGCAAGGCACATGCAGATGCTATTGTTGTCAACCACCAGGCCGATGCCGGGGAATATCTCCGCAATGAGGCTGAACTATGA